The proteins below are encoded in one region of Candidatus Flexicrinis proximus:
- a CDS encoding substrate-binding domain-containing protein: protein MNRTLGVLTNNANHVFQRSVINGVREIARQAQLDVQVNALEDAPLDWQGMDAIVIIANVCSDSQIEMMHAAGKPVTLVSHHIPHLPIPSLAANNDEGVRQLVRHLVMDCGRRDIVVIRGDMTQIDAVERETALRREMMRCGLVLREELFIRGDFEPNIARESLTALLELRPVDYDAIIAADYLMGVAAMEVLAFAQIDVPRRLSVVGFGDGTEAQAAGLTTVAADVIELGRRAARQIVGQLNGLQIIGQTLFSTQLIVRKSSVP from the coding sequence ATGAACCGAACGCTCGGCGTCCTCACCAACAACGCAAACCACGTCTTCCAGCGGAGCGTGATCAACGGCGTGCGCGAAATCGCGCGGCAGGCGCAGCTGGACGTACAGGTCAACGCCCTGGAGGACGCGCCGCTGGATTGGCAGGGGATGGACGCGATTGTGATCATCGCGAATGTGTGCAGCGACAGCCAAATCGAGATGATGCATGCCGCCGGCAAGCCGGTGACGCTGGTAAGCCATCACATCCCGCACCTCCCTATCCCATCACTGGCCGCCAACAACGACGAAGGCGTGCGTCAACTGGTGCGCCATCTGGTGATGGACTGCGGACGGCGCGACATCGTGGTGATCCGCGGCGACATGACGCAGATCGACGCGGTGGAACGCGAGACGGCGCTGCGGCGCGAGATGATGCGCTGCGGCTTAGTCCTGCGCGAAGAATTGTTTATCCGCGGGGATTTTGAGCCGAACATCGCGCGCGAATCCCTGACTGCACTGCTTGAACTGCGACCGGTCGATTATGATGCGATCATCGCTGCCGACTATCTGATGGGCGTGGCGGCGATGGAAGTTCTGGCCTTTGCTCAGATCGATGTCCCGCGGCGGCTCAGCGTGGTCGGGTTCGGCGACGGAACCGAAGCGCAGGCGGCCGGGCTGACCACGGTCGCGGCGGACGTGATCGAACTGGGACGGCGAGCAGCGCGCCAGATCGTCGGACAGCTTAACGGCCTGCAGATCATCGGCCAAACGTTATTCAGCACCCAACTCATCGTGAGAAAGTCGAGTGTTCCATGA
- a CDS encoding SIS domain-containing protein, giving the protein MTTTLETEIREQPSVLARMLDTQTATARAFANAVRAFKPAFVCIAARGTSDNAARYAQYVWGTKCGLVTGLATPSIHTLYDAKPDYSRALVVGISQSGASVDIRAVLEDARAQGALTLSMTNDSQSPLAQATEFHIDLSAGVERSVAATKTYTSELAAVALIATALNENADDARALAQMPDWAAQTLTLSERIDATPFTYMPNFASVARGYNYATAFEITLKIQELCYVTGTGYSEADFRHGPIAIIQPAFPIITVAPSGATLAGMLDLLDKLAARQARPLVISDSADALAKAAVPMAIPAGIPEWLTPIVAVIPGQLFALRLAIAKGHSVDTPRGLTKVTVTR; this is encoded by the coding sequence ATGACCACCACCCTGGAAACAGAAATCCGCGAACAACCCTCGGTCCTGGCACGCATGCTGGACACGCAGACGGCGACGGCGCGGGCATTTGCCAACGCCGTGCGCGCGTTCAAGCCGGCCTTCGTGTGCATCGCCGCACGCGGCACGTCCGACAACGCGGCGCGCTACGCACAGTATGTATGGGGCACGAAATGTGGGCTGGTCACCGGACTGGCGACGCCATCAATCCATACCCTGTATGACGCGAAGCCAGACTACAGCCGCGCGCTGGTGGTCGGTATTTCGCAAAGCGGCGCCTCCGTGGACATCCGCGCAGTCCTGGAAGATGCGCGAGCGCAAGGGGCGCTGACGCTGAGCATGACCAACGATTCACAGTCACCGCTGGCACAGGCCACCGAGTTTCATATCGACCTGAGCGCCGGAGTCGAGCGCAGCGTAGCCGCGACCAAGACTTATACGTCGGAATTGGCGGCGGTCGCGCTGATCGCCACGGCGCTGAACGAGAACGCCGACGACGCGCGCGCCCTCGCACAAATGCCGGACTGGGCGGCTCAGACGCTAACGTTAAGCGAAAGAATCGACGCGACGCCGTTCACCTATATGCCGAATTTCGCCAGCGTCGCGCGGGGTTACAACTACGCGACGGCCTTTGAGATCACACTGAAGATCCAAGAGCTGTGCTATGTGACCGGCACCGGATACAGCGAGGCTGATTTCCGGCACGGCCCAATCGCAATCATACAACCGGCCTTTCCAATTATCACGGTCGCCCCGAGCGGCGCCACGCTAGCGGGGATGCTCGACCTGCTCGACAAACTGGCAGCGCGGCAAGCGCGGCCGCTGGTGATCTCCGACTCGGCTGACGCTCTGGCAAAAGCGGCGGTGCCGATGGCGATTCCGGCAGGCATCCCGGAATGGCTGACGCCGATCGTCGCAGTAATCCCCGGCCAACTTTTCGCACTACGGCTGGCGATTGCCAAGGGCCACAGCGTCGATACGCCGCGCGGACTGACGAAAGTCACGGTGACGCGCTAG
- a CDS encoding carbohydrate kinase family protein, protein MFDAIVGGHLCLDLFPEMPYLPLESLAIPGKLYEIGQLGVATGGAVSNTGLALHRLGVNVGLMSSVGDDLVGRAILDVLRARDPRLVELITVSAGTSSSYTVVLSPRGSDRVFLHFTGNNATFTASDLDPAAMRGTRIFHLGYPPLLPRLVENDGAGLTKVFKLAHKSGAATSLDMTLPDPNSDAGQVDWRRVFKNALPHVDIFIPSIDEALFTLRRPDFERWKGNAIDAVTLPYLREFAAELLAFGPAIVGFKLGHRGVYLKCADESRLARLRPGGLRLPESDAAEVYHRAYQVDVQGTTGAGDAGYAGLIAALLRGESIQTAASWFCATGACCCEAHDAASGVLSLYDTLSRIAAGWKLRSDTL, encoded by the coding sequence ATGTTTGATGCGATTGTCGGCGGCCATCTTTGCCTCGACCTCTTTCCAGAGATGCCTTACTTGCCCCTCGAATCGCTCGCCATTCCCGGCAAGCTCTACGAAATCGGCCAGTTGGGCGTGGCGACCGGCGGCGCCGTCTCCAATACCGGTCTCGCGCTGCATCGCCTCGGCGTCAACGTCGGTCTGATGTCCTCGGTCGGCGATGACCTGGTTGGCCGCGCCATTCTGGACGTCCTCCGCGCGCGCGACCCGCGTCTGGTCGAGCTGATTACCGTCAGCGCCGGGACTTCAAGTTCCTACACGGTCGTTCTTTCGCCGCGCGGTAGTGATCGCGTCTTTCTCCACTTTACCGGCAACAACGCCACCTTCACCGCCTCCGATCTTGACCCGGCCGCCATGCGAGGCACCAGGATCTTCCACCTCGGCTACCCCCCGCTCTTGCCACGCCTGGTCGAAAACGATGGCGCGGGTCTGACAAAAGTCTTCAAGCTCGCTCACAAATCCGGCGCGGCCACCTCGCTCGATATGACGCTGCCAGACCCTAACTCCGACGCCGGTCAGGTCGACTGGCGCCGCGTCTTCAAAAACGCGCTGCCGCATGTCGACATTTTTATCCCTAGCATCGACGAGGCGCTCTTCACGCTTCGCCGCCCTGATTTTGAGCGCTGGAAGGGGAACGCCATCGACGCGGTGACTCTTCCTTACCTCCGTGAATTTGCCGCTGAATTGCTCGCCTTCGGTCCGGCCATCGTCGGTTTCAAATTGGGTCACCGCGGCGTCTACCTGAAATGCGCCGACGAGTCACGCCTCGCGCGCCTGCGTCCCGGCGGCCTCCGGCTCCCCGAGTCGGACGCTGCGGAAGTCTACCACCGGGCCTATCAGGTGGATGTCCAGGGTACGACCGGCGCCGGGGACGCGGGTTATGCCGGCTTGATCGCTGCTTTACTGCGCGGCGAGTCGATTCAGACCGCAGCCTCCTGGTTCTGTGCGACGGGAGCCTGCTGCTGTGAAGCCCATGACGCAGCCAGCGGCGTCCTCTCGCTATACGATACGCTCTCGCGGATCGCCGCCGGTTGGAAGCTGCGCAGCGACACACTTTGA
- a CDS encoding D-lyxose/D-mannose family sugar isomerase has protein sequence MPITREQHHHYQTLARSYLDRAGIVLTPAEAANIEIADLGLGEFETTGLALVTYINTQRCCAKELILLPHQTCPQHFHPQVGDQPGKEETFRCRWGEVYLYVTGDPAPNPRAVPPPNRASTYTVWHEVILRPGEQYTIYPETWHWFQGGPDGAVVSEFSTRSTDENDLFTDPAIKRVPVVEG, from the coding sequence ATGCCCATCACACGCGAACAACATCACCACTATCAGACCCTCGCCCGTTCCTATCTCGACCGCGCCGGCATCGTTCTGACCCCGGCGGAAGCCGCGAATATCGAAATCGCCGACCTCGGCCTCGGTGAGTTTGAAACCACCGGCCTGGCCCTCGTGACCTATATCAACACCCAGCGCTGCTGTGCCAAAGAACTCATACTGCTCCCGCACCAGACCTGTCCCCAACATTTCCACCCGCAGGTGGGCGATCAACCCGGCAAAGAAGAAACCTTCCGCTGCCGCTGGGGTGAGGTCTACCTCTATGTCACTGGCGACCCGGCCCCCAACCCTCGGGCCGTTCCACCCCCAAATCGCGCCTCGACCTATACCGTCTGGCACGAAGTCATCCTTCGCCCCGGCGAACAGTACACCATTTATCCCGAAACCTGGCACTGGTTCCAGGGCGGGCCGGACGGCGCGGTTGTCAGCGAGTTCAGCACGCGCAGTACCGACGAAAACGACTTATTCACCGATCCCGCCATCAAGCGCGTGCCGGTCGTGGAAGGTTAG
- a CDS encoding Gfo/Idh/MocA family oxidoreductase translates to MSARKPLRFGIIGLGLMGREFGSAAARWCHLLNLEVAPVITGICDTNPALFNWFEDNFDTIRVKSADYRDLLDSPDVDAIYCAVPHNLHAQVYTDILRAGKHLLGEKPFGIDAAANAQITAEIAARPDLTVACSSEFPFYPGSQRIMRHLREGRFGQIIEASCSFFHSSDLDPTKKINWKRMVAVNGEYGCMGDLGMHTLHIPLRAGWMPHRVYASLQNIVRQRPDASGALVPCETWDNATIVADVQTADQHFPLTLRTYRISPGDTNTWMIRIVGTQFSAEFSTKFPKTLKTMSYTPGAEQAWTHLDLGYETAYPTITGGIFEFGFSDSLLQMWAAFCDQWAHGRDGMRQPTHCATPDETAQHHRVLTAALESGKSGQAVNL, encoded by the coding sequence ATGTCCGCCAGGAAACCCCTTCGCTTTGGTATCATCGGGCTCGGCCTGATGGGGCGCGAGTTCGGCAGCGCCGCCGCGCGCTGGTGCCACCTCCTCAATCTGGAGGTCGCCCCGGTGATCACCGGCATTTGCGATACCAACCCCGCGCTCTTTAACTGGTTCGAGGACAATTTCGACACCATCCGCGTGAAGTCAGCCGACTATCGCGACCTGCTCGACAGCCCGGACGTCGACGCCATCTACTGTGCCGTGCCGCACAACCTTCATGCCCAGGTCTATACCGACATCCTCCGCGCCGGCAAGCATCTTCTGGGCGAAAAGCCCTTCGGCATTGACGCCGCCGCCAACGCGCAGATCACCGCCGAGATCGCCGCGCGTCCCGATCTGACCGTCGCCTGCTCGTCCGAATTTCCGTTCTACCCCGGCTCACAGCGTATCATGCGTCACCTCCGCGAGGGCCGTTTTGGTCAGATCATCGAAGCCTCCTGCAGTTTCTTCCACAGCAGCGACCTCGACCCGACCAAAAAAATCAACTGGAAGCGCATGGTCGCGGTCAACGGCGAATATGGCTGCATGGGCGATCTCGGCATGCACACGCTGCACATCCCCCTGCGCGCCGGCTGGATGCCTCATCGCGTCTATGCCTCCCTGCAAAACATCGTGCGCCAGCGTCCCGATGCTTCCGGCGCTCTCGTCCCCTGCGAGACCTGGGACAATGCCACCATCGTCGCCGACGTTCAAACCGCCGATCAGCACTTCCCGCTCACCCTCAGGACCTACCGGATCTCTCCGGGTGACACCAATACCTGGATGATCCGCATCGTCGGCACCCAGTTCAGCGCCGAGTTTTCGACCAAGTTCCCCAAGACCCTCAAAACCATGAGCTACACGCCGGGCGCCGAGCAAGCCTGGACGCATCTCGACCTCGGCTACGAGACCGCCTATCCGACCATCACCGGCGGCATCTTCGAGTTCGGCTTCAGTGACTCCTTGCTTCAAATGTGGGCTGCCTTCTGTGACCAGTGGGCGCACGGTCGCGACGGCATGCGCCAGCCGACCCACTGCGCCACGCCCGATGAGACGGCGCAGCATCACCGCGTCCTCACCGCCGCGCTGGAAAGCGGGAAGTCCGGCCAGGCGGTAAACTTATAG